One part of the Aspergillus luchuensis IFO 4308 DNA, chromosome 5, nearly complete sequence genome encodes these proteins:
- a CDS encoding Zn(II)2Cys6 transcription factor domain-containing protein (InterPro:IPR001138,IPR036864;~go_function: GO:0000981 - DNA-binding transcription factor activity, RNA polymerase II-specific [Evidence IEA];~go_function: GO:0008270 - zinc ion binding [Evidence IEA];~go_process: GO:0006355 - regulation of transcription, DNA-templated [Evidence IEA]), with the protein MDKQRLLSSLDANDPRMSRDKWRTDTHDGRGALSGEEGSVSGAAMFRQHQEDTSTTEPVEDYQNIVQAPTKREMDRACESCFRRKVKCSRTCPCEECERRGNKCVPRSRLDRRKQTIILTLPTGTCAEPPQNRNSHADQPSRETIRIFDVPASESVERHQWSASNLGHAMDATILCDNIAKHGPPITCPANVTFCEEWNMTMKYCDSSLPWETSANTGWRAPCNVFIPLDLYTSTDNLTGEPMPHPWFSPLWYTKTGLQTTFSEPFKGWNRSQSQDLIGSETNFFSPLPIPAQQLVGWPSEGGAEESWYANRSGVIPICGAHSQEQYPLGPSFDLLELIPSSVAVGLSFTPETVPPSFPSFAGVQQVEKASLALPTESPMLSPPWDPLTTTPAEAHIAGIRSRSLHQQPFAPMPTQNIESVVPPRLHNRMDYQETHVMPFGNVGANGQELSRDLTVPEDQVEHGRLT; encoded by the exons ATGGACAAGCAACGTTTACTCTCTTCGCTGGACGCGAATGATCCCCGGATGTCAAGAGATAAATGGCGGACCGATACGCACGATGGTAGAGGTGCGCTctcaggagaagaaggctctGTATCCGGTGCAGCCATGTTCCGCCAGCATCAAGAAGACACCAGTACCACTGAGCCTGTCGAGGACTACCAAAATATTGTTCAGGCGCCTACTAAG CGGGAGATGGACCGAGCTTGTGAGAGTTGTTTCCGTCGGAAAGTCAAG TGTTCTCGCACCTGTCCTTGCGAAGAGTGCGAAAGACGTGGAAACAAGTGTGTTCCTCGCAGTCGACTGGACCGACGGAAGCAGACCATCATTCTCACATTGCCTACTGGAACCTGTGCGGAACCTCCACAGAATCGCAACAGTCATGCGGACCAGCCTTCCAGAGAAACCATACGAATTTTTGATGTTCCTGCCAGTGAATCGGTGGAGCGACATCAATGGAGCGCGTCCAATCTGGGCCACGCTATGGACGCCACCATCCTGTGTGACAATATTGCTAAACATGGCCCACCCATCACATGCCCTGCAAACGTTACTTTTTGCGAAGAATGGAACATGACTATGAAATATTGTGACAGCAGTCTCCCATGGGAGACTAGTGCGAACACGGGCTGGAGAGCCCCCTGTAACGTGTTCATACCCCTGGACTTGTATACGTCTACAGACAACTTGACTGGGGAGCCTATGCCACATCCATGGTTCTCACCGCTGTGGTATACAAAGACAGGCTTGCAAACGACATTTTCCGAGCCATTCAAGGGTTGGAACCGGTCGCAATCCCAGGATCTGATCGGGTCCGAGACCAACTTTTTCTCACCTCTGCCTATTCCTGCTCAGCAGCTCGTGGGATGGCCCTCTGAAGGTGGCGCTGAAGAGTCTTGGTATGCGAACAGAAGCGGCGTCATACCCATTTGCGGAGCCCACTCACAGGAGCAGTACCCACTGGGCCCTTCCTTTGATCTGCTGGAGCTTATTCCCTCATCCGTTGCAGTCGGGCTCTCTTTTACACCAGAGACTGTGCCACCTAGCTTCCCAAGTTTCGCTGGCGTGCAGCAGGTCGAAAAAGCCAGCTTGGCACTCCCCACAGAATCTCCAATGCTATCGCCTCCCTGGGATCCATTGACGACCACTCCCGCAGAGGCTCACATAGCCGGCAtccgcagccgcagcttGCATCAACAACCATTTGCACCCATGCCTACTCAAAACATCGAGTCGGTAGTACCTCCAAGGCTACACAATAGGATGGATTATCAGGAAACTCATGTTATGCCATTTGGTAATGTCGGTGCGAACGGCCAGGAGTTATCTCGTGATCTCACCGTGCCGGAAGACCAAGTCGAGCATGGCCGCTTGACCTAG